One window of the Staphylococcus equorum genome contains the following:
- the rpsN gene encoding 30S ribosomal protein S14 has translation MAKKSKIAKEQKRERLVAQYYELRQELKAKGDYEALRKLPRDASPTRLTRRCKVTGRPRGVYRKFGMSRIAFREYAHKGQIPGVKKSSW, from the coding sequence ATGGCAAAAAAATCAAAAATAGCAAAAGAACAAAAAAGAGAACGCTTAGTCGCTCAGTATTATGAATTACGTCAAGAATTAAAAGCTAAAGGAGATTATGAAGCTTTAAGAAAATTACCGAGAGATGCATCACCGACAAGATTGACACGTCGTTGTAAGGTTACTGGAAGACCCAGAGGTGTTTATAGAAAATTTGGAATGTCTAGAATTGCTTTTCGTGAATATGCGCATAAAGGACAAATTCCAGGGGTTAAAAAATCAAGTTGGTAA
- the rpmG gene encoding 50S ribosomal protein L33, with amino-acid sequence MRVNITLACTESGERNYITTKNKRNNPERIELKKFCPRLNKYTLHRETK; translated from the coding sequence TTGCGCGTAAATATTACATTGGCTTGTACTGAGTCTGGCGAGCGTAACTATATTACTACTAAAAATAAACGTAATAATCCTGAGCGTATAGAACTTAAAAAGTTCTGCCCAAGATTAAATAAATATACGTTACATCGTGAAACAAAATAA
- a CDS encoding catalase, translated as MSNDKKLTSLFGAPVSDRENSMTAGPRGPLLMQDWYFLEQMAHFDREVIPERRMHAKGSGAFGTFTVTNDITKYTSASIFSEVGKQTEMFARFSTVAGERGAADAERDIRGFALKFYTDEGNWDLVGNNTPVFFFRDPKLFASLNHAVKRDPRTNMRSSQNNWDFWTSLPEALHQVTILMSDRGIPKGFRNMHGFGSHTYSMYNDKGERVWVKFHHRTQQGIENLQPEEAASVIANDRESSQRDLFEAIENKDYPKWKLYIQVMTEEQARNHKDNPFDLTKVWYKGDYPLIEVGEWELNRNPDNYFQDVEQAAFAPTNIVPGLDFSPDKMLQGRLFSYGDTQRYRLGANHWQIPVNQPKGVGVENICPFSRDGQMRILDNNQGGGTHYYPNSDGSFEDQPQFKKPGLPIEGEAYEYDYRQDDDNYFEQPGRLFRLQSKEQQERIFVNTANEMQGTTLEVQHRHIRHCYKADSEYGKGVANALGIDINDVDIEAAD; from the coding sequence ATGAGTAATGATAAAAAATTGACAAGTCTTTTTGGTGCGCCAGTCTCGGACAGAGAAAATAGTATGACGGCAGGACCTAGAGGGCCATTATTAATGCAAGATTGGTACTTTTTAGAGCAAATGGCTCATTTTGATAGAGAAGTTATTCCTGAACGACGCATGCATGCGAAAGGTTCTGGCGCATTTGGTACGTTCACAGTTACAAATGATATTACAAAGTATACTTCTGCAAGTATTTTTTCAGAAGTTGGAAAACAAACAGAAATGTTTGCACGTTTTTCTACAGTAGCTGGGGAACGTGGGGCAGCAGACGCTGAACGTGATATCCGTGGATTTGCTTTGAAATTTTATACGGATGAAGGTAACTGGGATTTAGTAGGTAATAACACACCAGTATTCTTCTTTAGAGATCCTAAATTATTTGCGAGTCTTAATCACGCAGTAAAACGTGATCCAAGAACGAATATGCGTAGTTCACAAAACAATTGGGATTTTTGGACTTCGTTACCTGAAGCATTGCATCAAGTAACAATTTTGATGTCAGATCGAGGGATTCCAAAAGGTTTTAGAAATATGCACGGTTTTGGTTCTCATACTTATTCAATGTACAATGACAAGGGTGAACGTGTATGGGTGAAATTCCATCACAGAACTCAACAAGGCATTGAAAACTTACAACCTGAGGAAGCAGCAAGTGTTATTGCTAACGATAGAGAATCATCACAACGTGATTTATTCGAAGCAATTGAAAATAAAGATTATCCAAAATGGAAATTATATATTCAAGTGATGACTGAAGAACAAGCAAGAAATCATAAAGATAATCCGTTTGATTTAACTAAAGTCTGGTATAAAGGTGATTACCCACTAATTGAAGTTGGTGAATGGGAACTTAACCGTAACCCTGATAATTACTTCCAAGATGTTGAACAAGCTGCATTTGCGCCAACAAACATTGTTCCAGGATTAGATTTTTCACCGGATAAAATGTTACAAGGTCGTTTATTCTCATATGGTGATACACAAAGATATCGTTTAGGTGCTAACCATTGGCAAATTCCAGTAAACCAACCTAAAGGTGTAGGTGTTGAAAATATTTGTCCATTCAGTAGAGATGGTCAAATGAGAATTTTAGATAATAATCAAGGCGGTGGCACACACTATTATCCAAATAGTGATGGTTCTTTTGAGGATCAACCACAATTTAAAAAACCTGGATTACCAATTGAAGGCGAAGCATATGAATATGATTATAGACAAGATGATGACAATTACTTCGAACAACCAGGTCGCTTATTTAGATTACAATCTAAAGAGCAACAAGAGCGTATATTTGTAAATACTGCAAACGAAATGCAAGGTACTACATTAGAAGTTCAACATCGTCATATCCGTCATTGTTACAAAGCTGACAGTGAATATGGTAAAGGTGTGGCAAATGCATTAGGCATTGATATCAATGATGTAGACATAGAAGCAGCAGACTAA